aaaaaaaaatcaaatagagcACAATAAAAGCAAGAACGAGAGAAAATATCACACAGTGAATTCCCATGAAAGTTACGAGAAATTTTGGATTAAATACACTTTAAACtgttcaaactcttccaaaaaacttttcaagttatttttccaTAATAATGGTGCTAATTGTTGAGAAGGTTCTACCAGAGATTCTGTTTTCATCTGATTGATGGTCTGTGTTCCAGTAGTTACTGAAAGTGTAAAACCTAGGAATTTTTACAAGAATTTGCAACTCGGATtccttttaatataattttagaaaggacagaaaattaaataaagctCATCTATCGACTCAATCActgttattcattcaacaaacatttattaagattCTTCTATCTTTAGATACTATAGGAGCACTAGGGACACCACAGGATCAAAATAGATATGACCCAAACTTTAATCGGCCTACCAAGGAATCTCCAAACACAAATATAGAAGATATTGTCGTGGTCCATgcacaggttggaaaagaatttccagacatgagacagaacgagagggaaataaagtttactagagtgggagatgctgataagaacagatactacacttgatcttagccaaaaggccgagaagcaatagacttatggacatggggagaggggaggagagggtgagatgtatggaaagagtaacatggaaacttacatcaccatatgtaaaacagatagtcgacgggaatttgctgtatggctcaggaaactcaaacatggGTTCTGTGTCAAcaggggtggggttgggagggagatgggcgggaggttcaaaagggaggggatatatgtatacctatggctgattcatgttgaactTTGAcacaaaacagcaaaattctgcaaagcaattactcttcaataaaagaataaataaattaaaaaagaaaaaagaatgggaaatgctgttagaacagtgggccagctcaagggagaaccgaCATTGAACAGcccttagtccacttttatacccagggtacaagtACAAGGAAAGGGATCGGTGTCTtgcgggtcatttgctgattgggaTGAGGCACGTGTACTGGGCGGGGAAGAGTAAGGCAGATACCTTCCCTGTGccgggtaggaggggagacaggttatactgctcaggaggacctgaaatccgttaatagttacaacatggaGGAGGGAAGGACCATATGTATCTGGTTTTTccattcctgcattccaagaccctccttgatTTTATCTGCTTTTTAGTCCTTGGGTCACAACATTCCTCCCTTCCTTTATTTTTAGGGCCAATTCTTTGGCCCCTGTTGATACCCTGTTCATGTCTAACTATCTACCTATTTCCCTTCTTAGGCATTTGGGAACCCAGTCTCAGGAGAAGAGGAGCGATGACCACTCTGGCTTCTTCAGCCTGTACGGGGTGTCATGGGGCTCTGGGTTCCCTTTGCCTGCTTCTTTGTCAGGGTGCATTtatggagggagatgagagtccaTGGAATGATAAGGTGATTTGTTTCAGCATTGTCTTTGGGTTGGTCAGAGGATATTCTTGTTATACTACCACTTGGAGATTTGTTGTATTCTAGAAGAAACAAACTTAACAAAAAAGTTAAAGGTACATGGCCCAAAGATTAAAAGAAGTAGAAAAGCTGCTCAGGGGCTAACCAGGAGAACCAGGACCAGACATTGGTTCGTGAcattagtgtttctctaggtacaagaagatgcaagaatttgggctcataaaatctttacctgaaaGCATCTGACTATCTGAAGGCCAGTTCTTCTGGGCTTTTCCCGAGCACAGAGCGCCTTATTTCTGATCTCCATCCTGAGCTCCTTTCAAGGGGTGTTGAAGGCCAGCAGCTTGCAGTGGTCATGATGTAATCTTTGTAGAGGGAGCTGGCAATGCCAACTCCCAGTCAGCAGGGTCCTTTCATAGCCATATATGTGACCATGCTTTGGGGACGTTTCATTGTGTCTTGCAGTGCTGGGAAGGCTCTTTCCCAGGTCCAGGGAAGATTCCATTGATAGGCCACTCAGTGTGCTGTTATTGGACCAGGACTTGTGAgtagcaaaagtctctggaccatacctgtcttagtagcctcttggtccaggaaaatattccctcttgttgcttcttcccatatctagagttgcattattacaatcattgatctcatatggaactgcTTATCAGCATTTTATAacaggctcagtcacacatttatTAACATAAGAAACAATCTTCTGaaatagacatagaaaatagtACAGCTAGCAGCTGTTAATAAGGTCACAagcaagaatttaagtcaagaactttcattaGGTATAGCCCAGCATACCTCGGGTCATCTGACTTGGTTAAATGACTCTCCTGGTTGTACATCAAAAGGTTGGTTAttgagataagctttagaaacaaacttagagtgtcctttttaataacttaattaaatcttttagcaatataacataacaGCAAGGAACTATTTCAGAATTGAGTCGTAGTAAGCtggaatcagtcctgggtgttcattggaaggactgatgctgaagctgaaactcccctactttggccacctgatgcaaagaactgactcattggaaaagaccctgatgctgggaaagattgggggcaggaggagaaggggacgacagaggatgagatggctggatggcatcaccaactcgatggacatgagtttgaatagactccaggagttggtgatggacagggaggcctggtgtgctgcgattcatggggtcgcacagtcggacacgactgagtgactgaactgaactgaaattgaactgaactgaaacacagactttaattaacaaaactagaacttaatattaagtgaaatataatttttttttggtcattgtgAGGGCATTAACCctgtagccagggaaggctttaacccatcaaataaaaatgaggtgtGTCAGGGAGCCTGAAAAATCCAAGCAgccatcttggatttcccatagcccTGACTCTTTGATATACAGCTATTGTCAACCCGTTTTTAATTCCCTGATTTAGGAGTAGACTAttgccatgttttaaggacatcagAATAGTAAAAGTCTAACACTGAAAGGTTATTTTTTGTAGAAGCAAGAATGAGCTTttacatgtaccataatctttaataatgcttatttactttaccaaagtaacggaagattttaaaaacaaatgaaatcacttaaaggcaaagaaattcataatctgTTATTGAAAGcttcattctaagaaaacttcGTTTTCTTAACTTAGAGAATAGACTAAATTCCAGCCTGTTACCAGTTTAccagataacaaacaaacaaaagtttttATTGGTTAATCTTAGAAAAGTCTTTCCCATAAATCTTGAAATAGCAGTATTCTTGCAAAGGCATCAGAGTGAAACCATAGAAAGCATGttaaaaatctgattaaattgcAATTGACAAAGTATCCTGGCCATTGCTGTGATATATAACACTAATATGATAACTGGAATTATAATTGACCACATTTTTCTCAGGGCATATCAGATCTATACAAATTCCACATAAttttaggatatctatattagcaAATCAACCATATAGTATGACCTGAGATTTATCATCCCCTCAACAATACTTCCCATGTAACTCATGTCTAATGAACCCAGGTAGTTTAATAGCTCTTGGGATGTCTCaaaggggccctctgaagcatcctaAAGTCATCCTCATAAAATATGTGAGATGCCCCCAAATCTCTTGGTGGACTTGATGATGATGAAGTCCTGAACAAATCCAACTCCAAAATACTGGACTTGGTGTAGGTAAAAACACCAAGTTACAAGtgacaagaagaaacagaaaataacccaatcaaataaaataaacctcaaaAATTTTACCCTAAACAAATGGAGGTTTTTGAACACTTGACAAAGACATCAAAatagctgtcataaatatgaccaCTAAATTCAGGAAAGTGGCAgtgttttagttttattgaatttattctgaattatttgaataaaattttttccaaaatagtagagattatgtgaattatatacaaaatacatgATATCATGATCAATATTTACCTTCAAAACATGTATTGAATTTCACAAAATAAATATCTTGACATTTGTGCAAGAGTACATGTCTCTTGGGACTGAATTTATTGTATGTCgactaaaaaatatagtcaccATCTGAAAGAAGAGAGCTATTTTATTTGATGGGGATGTTTAGGACTCTGAGCCCAGGCAACAGCATGAGTACATGTCTCTTGGGACTGAATTTAGTGTATGTCgactaaaaaatatagtcacaacctgaaagaaGAGAGCTATTTTATTCGATGGGAATGTTTAGCACTCTGAGCCCAGGaaacagcatctcagtagctctgagaaaactgcttcaAGAAGACAGGAGAGGGAGTCAGATTATATACAAGTCTGCAACAAAgagagcaggcagtctgaacaccAAAGATCAGGTATCAAATTAAGGAATTTAACATTCTAGGTATGGGAAGACACAAGCCTCTAGGTTCACTGAATTAATTCCTTTCATaggcacctcagctatctggggccaaatcCTGTTCCCTTGTTCACCTTAAAGAGTTGCAAGGGGCTACTTCTTGCATCACCCCCAGGTACTCAGCAGTCACCATGAGGGAATGAGACTCTGCTGGATGAAAGttttgggagccctcattcacatttggagaccagaaattgctgatggctgtgacatttttttgtttgctggtatgtcaggagatattttcatttcacctgTAATATCACACAGAATATATAGATTCTTTAAACCATAGGAAATATCAATGTTCATCTTGAAAATACACAGGAAATTACACACTAATTTTGAAACTCTATATTTGAAGTACAAGGTGGTATCATAGGATCTTTTCAGGGACTGATTAAGAGAATTAAAACTATCTTTCACATTGTGTTATAtcttaaagaaatacatttcattcTTACAAAAGTTTTGCATGAGAAATAACCTTTATTATATCTTTAAATGTCAAAAAGCAATACACTGGAGAAACAAAATGGAAGTAGAAGCAACAGACTGGGAAAATAATATAGCAACTGTCAGGTGGTGTGTTAAGAGACTATAAAGTCCAACTATAGTTATACAGACTTTAAGGAACTTTAGGAATTAACCAAACTGCCCTTTAAAGTTGACCAAAAAATCATTTATTGGCAGAAAAGACTGCTTTATAGACCATGTCTTTGAAGGCTTGTTTCACTTGCTGGTTTCTCAGGgtgtagatgaaggggttcagcatgggggcCACAGAGGTATTGAGAATAGCTACTCCTTTTGTCAAGGATGCCTTTTCTTTGGCCGAGGGGTTAGCATACATGAATATACAGCTTCCATAGGAGATGGAGATGACAATCATGTGAGAGGAACAAGTGGAGAAGGCCTTTTTTCTCTGACTGGCAGATGGGATTCTCAGAATAGTTCTAATAATGTACATATATGACAAAATCACTAAGGCCAAAGTGAATAGCAAGGTAACCAAAGCAAAGTAAAAACCAATTATTTCTAGGAACCATGTATCTGAACAAGACAATTGTAAAAGGGGGAAATAGTCACATGCAAAGTGATCAATGACATTGGAAGCACAGTAATCCAGCTGGAGGAGAAGCATAAGGGGCGGGAAAATGGTTAGAAATCCACCCAGCCAAGCACAGAGCACAAGCAGGCTGCAGAGTTTCCTGCTCATGATGGTTGTGTAATGCAGGGGCTTGCAGATGGCAACATAGCGGTCGTAGGACATAGCGGTTAGAATGTAAAATTCAGTCACCcccatgaaaataaagaaaaatagttgGGCTGCACAATTTTTGTAAGAAATAGTCTTGTCTTTGGTAATAATTGCCCCCAGAAATCTAGGGATACACACAGTAGTAAAGGAGATTTCTAAGAAAGAGAAGTTTCGAAGGAAGAAATACATTGGCGTCTGGAGATGGGAGTCCACCAAGGTTAAAGTGATGATGGTCAGGTTTCCAGTGACACTTAATACATATGtgataaataaaaagaggaaaatcacAATCTGAAGCTCAGGATCATCAGAAAGGCCTAGAAGGACAAACTCTGTGATCACTGTGtggttcatttctttctcttttttcctcctttttccttcttttaaatatatttaggtAGAAAGCGTATTAaaaggaagagatgaaaaatataattcattatGATCAATATCATTGTCAATTCTAAAGTAGTCTCTCTAATTCATGCccatattgttttcttttaattaccttatttacaatttttcttaaaatgtatttgtggGTCATGTTTTATATAATACTTCTCTTATTCTAAATCTAACAGGAAAAGTTAGGAAATCTTTATACGAGTCATATTATTCAGAGATGATAAATTAATTCAATACTTTTCGCTTTGTCTAATTTATGCAAGTCATTGCAGTTTTGTTGGGATAACCCTATAAAACATACATCATTTTTTGTCATATAGGTATCAGAAGACACTGCCATCTAAAAGAGAAGTGGATGACCTTACTTCCATCATAAGATATAAATGAAACTTAGAAGAATAAAGTGACAACACCTTTTATGAAACAAGAAATCAATTCATGATTTtcttagcaaataaaataaactttaaaatgtttaatgattAGATAATTTAATTACCAgctttatgtttatatttatgaatgtaattatcaatatgaaaatatattatagGTATTAGATAGTATTTAcaagaaaatagaataaatagcctaattattttatatattaaatagcaTTTGCTTAATGGTTTGTCTGATAATTCCTTTGAAATCATTAATGTTTGACATTCTCTAAGATTttctatgaatatatgtatagaaACTCTATTTGTATAGAAAACTGTGTATGTTTTTGAGCTTAAAAAGATATGCagtatttatcaattttttattcTGCATTGAAGCACAAACCGAAAAGTAACTACTTGCCTCATATAGTAGCAGCTCTGTCACCCAGACTTTAGCCCAGTACATTTTCCATTTGAACATCCTTGCTTCTCAGCTATTAAACTTTATGAAAAACTGTTTTATTTCCTTGGAATTCTATCCCACATTTATCTTTTGCATGAGGTGACTGATCCAAAAGGATATTCCAGAAATGTAGAGGAAAACCTATTAATCCAAAGCCATTCAGCTGATTCCCAGCTCCACTCGATGTGTCTATCATTCTGTGTATCTGGTTTGCTAAAATCATGATAGCTCCCTTATCTTATTTTAGATATTCACATTTCTGCTGTGAATAATAGAAGATAAATCATTGCTATTCTGCCAGACACTAGTAAACATCACACGAATCAAATTTGagtattttttctctattttatgatgattcatggaaataaaaatggaatatcaGAAACCTTAAGAAGATGTGGAAGTATACGATCATCCTCTTCAATAATGTTGGTCTAGAAGTTTAAGGGAGCAATATTTAAAGCGAGAACTGCAAGTGACATGGCAACTTTGGGTATTACTAGTGTAGATTCTTAAACTAGGATCTGGCATTTAGTTGCACTAAACGCTCAAATATTCAAGGTTAGCTGTTGTGACCTATGAAGACAGACATGTGTTGATCTCCTAGGAAACAAAGTCCAGGCCACAGCTGTGCTATGACGTGGAGCATCGGGGATTTCTGGAAGCTTCCATTGGTGTTCTCAGAGCCTCCTGACTCTCTATAGTGAATCTCTCTTGGGAATGTTTATGTTCATCCCACAGAAGAGTTCAATGAGGACTTCTACAAAATAATCCCTTTCATTAATcacaattatttaatatttttgagtaATAAAATCGATGTGAAATCTTACAAAAATAGCACTCAATCTACTTTCGTTTTAGTCATATTCTTGACGTATAAAAGTTTTCTACATATACATTTCATTGCTTATCCTTAGACTTCATTATTGTTGGAGCTTCAAGATTCTTTCATAACTCTAAGTTATATAAgaactttattaaatattaaaagtaacaaaggaaaaataatgtaCAAGGGAAATTCCATGAGGTTATCTGCTGACTTtttaacagaaactctacaagccagaagggaatggtatgatatatttaaagtgatgaaatggaagaaactacaaccaagaatactctacccagcaagcctctcattcagatttgatggagaaatcaaaagctttccagataagcaaaaactgagagaatgcagcaccatcaaaccagtattttttttttcttttttttccatttatttttattagttggaggctaattactttacaatattgtagtggtttttgccatacattgacatacaaaccagttttacaacaaatgctaaagcaacttctccaggcaggaaacaagacaaggaaaaaacctacaaaaaattaacccaaaacaattaagaaaatgataatagaatgatacatattgataattaccttaaatataaatgagtcaaatgcaccaaccaaaagacatagactgggtggatgaaaacatgtgcatgtatgtactTCCAATTACTATATCACTCTGCTTAACCTCCcaaactgtatgtaattattttatattattaggttaatcatgttcccattatagCTTGCAATTGCagttatctttaatatttttggcTGGCTaatgattgtgaaaactgataaacatcttttactattgtgattatgtaactattactcacttaatatcattgtatcatgattggtcaacaatagaattctatatcatcGACACTAACATTTAATAGGAAAACctataatcacattttaaaatcaagatgCATATctgaattatcttggaatttttttaaaaatacaaatgcccaggtattgcttttttccttcaaagctccagatatgtttctaaggagcagccatgtttaaaaagaaCTGGACCATaggatgatcttttacttttatctagttggtttcactttttctatttcatattcatctcatttagcttttgttttcagatttctcatctcatttagcttttgttttcagatttctcatctcatttagcttttgttttcagatttctccatctcttctacttttttttgatgtcttttctcaaacctttatTAAGCATAGTAGAACagttttcatatacatatatataaatagtatttgaagtatatatatatatattagaaaatttatgaattttttcctaaataaaaaatgtgacattTTGACTCaacttgtttgacttagtgtTAATAGAATGCTATATATCTAATTACAAAAATAGATATACAATAAGCAACAAAGTTTTATtgtatcacacagggaactataaacAATAtcgtgtaataacctataatggaaaataatttgaaaaataatatatgtgtatatgtgtaactgaattacCTGGATatgtacctgaaacattgtaagtcaactatacttaaataaagtatatatgctatgaaatttaaaaaaagaaatgtagctTTATGGTACTCAAGGATGAGACTCTGCAAAGTATTTTACCTGAAAATTATCCTACATTATAAAGTCTTTTAAGCATATAAAAGACTATGTAAACAATCAATAAAATGTCACAGAACATTACAATGTttactgagtttaaaaaaatattagaaactcagatatataaattctttatattattaataGTACATCTGATAataatgaggaggaggaggaaaaaaaagaggagggtaGAGGTCAATTTTTTCAGCAATTACTATAGTCCAGACCTATTCTAATTGTTTTCTTCATATTGCCTCTTTGAATCCTGCCAACAACTTTATGAGGTACCTGTAATTGTTATTCTCTTGCAGAAATATTTATCTTATCTTTCTCTctggaaatattttataagattGTTGCCCAATTGGTCAAAGTTTATGTGAAATTTTAAGATAGCAAGTGGATGGACTATCTATTGGGCCAATTTGGCTCATgaactatttttattaaaagcttTATTAGACATGCCTTAGCCCTTTCATTTACATGTTGTTCATAGCCCCATCCACACTATAGAGGGGGAGAGTTAGTTACCTCAAGGACTTATGGTCTACAAAttctaaattattaatatatgacCCTTTCATAGAAAAAGTATGTCTTGACTTGTAATATTGATAATCAAAATGCTCATACAGAttgcaaacatttaaaataaccGCTAAGGAATTTGCATAATGCCACGTAGAGAGCTGTATTATCTGATAATATCAACATAAACTCTCTCATGTCTTTTGCAATAATTTTACAGTTCTTTTGATTACCAGAACTACACCTATCTACAGTCTATGGTGTATTTTTTTGAGTCATTAAGAAGTCACAGTTATCAATCAAATCTAACTTAAGTATTTTCACATGTTTCCAGTTAAGCCAAGAAATTATAAATGTCCAGCATGAGGGGTGGAAAAAGTAACTGCGTGACTTCCCTACAGTGTGGAAATCTCCTCAGTATGGTTTATAAGTTATTTTCCTTGTGTTTCAGCAAATGATGTTTCTAAGACTCTCAACTGAGTATAGTACATGAATATCAGAACTTAGTTCAATGAACTATGATTACAGTCTTTCTATAATAATGGTTTAAAAATGTAGGAGGAATTTGAGCACTCTCcattattatttcagtttttgacttcatggaaaacagaaaaaaaaatgttcagggCCAGAATTGCATGATCTTGTACAATTGTTCATATAAATTCTAATCAGTACATTTTTCATATGATGTCATACTCTAATActtaaaataagcatttttaacaAGACAATCTCAATTTTGTATATAGTAAAACTTTGCAACTGTTAGTTTCTCTACTACTGATTAGGCATATCaattaaagaggtaattaaaagAATTGCATGTATAAGCTATTATCTCAAAATAGCCACAAATATGAGAAAGTTATAACAAAAAACACCTTAGTTATTGATTATCAAAAGACCAGCTTAACATcagcatttatttaaatatacaacTGACCATAGCAAATGTAGTCATATTTGGTATCCAGCAAGTACAAATTGGCAGTTGGCTTGAGTACTTGCCATATAACCTCTGCAAGGACTAACTCATGTGCTGCTGcaactgctgaccttcaacaccccctgaaggaATGAGGGCAGAGAGATGAAATGAGGCATACTCTGCTCCAGGAAAACTGCCAGGACAGTTCTCCAGATAGTTAGATAcactcaggagctgattttatgagcccaattattgtatctcctcatatctagaaaagtacTAAAATTCTTCATGGTGCAAACTGTTTCTCATGACTGGCAGAAGCTTCACAAGACCAGcagaaattctaaaataaatatctgcTTAATTGCATATAATCCCCATTtatcaaaatcacatatatactatcCTTCCCCTgtacctctttggaacagtttc
The sequence above is drawn from the Dama dama isolate Ldn47 chromosome 3, ASM3311817v1, whole genome shotgun sequence genome and encodes:
- the LOC133042798 gene encoding olfactory receptor 6C3 — encoded protein: MNHTVITEFVLLGLSDDPELQIVIFLFLFITYVLSVTGNLTIITLTLVDSHLQTPMYFFLRNFSFLEISFTTVCIPRFLGAIITKDKTISYKNCAAQLFFFIFMGVTEFYILTAMSYDRYVAICKPLHYTTIMSRKLCSLLVLCAWLGGFLTIFPPLMLLLQLDYCASNVIDHFACDYFPLLQLSCSDTWFLEIIGFYFALVTLLFTLALVILSYMYIIRTILRIPSASQRKKAFSTCSSHMIVISISYGSCIFMYANPSAKEKASLTKGVAILNTSVAPMLNPFIYTLRNQQVKQAFKDMVYKAVFSANK